A window of Halomonas sp. GFAJ-1 contains these coding sequences:
- a CDS encoding 5-(carboxyamino)imidazole ribonucleotide mutase has protein sequence MSNSAPKVGVIMGSKSDWPVMEHAVAMLERLGVAYETRVVSAHRTPDLLFEYAKSAAERGLQVIVAGAGGAAHLPGMVASQTALPVLGVPVESKALKGLDSLLSIAQMPGGIAVGTLAIGKAGATNAGLLAAQIVGLQDTAIREAVEAFRAEQTQLVLDNPDPRPDAEAN, from the coding sequence ATGTCGAACAGCGCACCTAAAGTGGGCGTGATCATGGGGTCAAAATCTGATTGGCCGGTCATGGAGCACGCGGTGGCGATGTTAGAGCGGTTGGGCGTTGCCTATGAAACCCGCGTGGTGTCAGCGCATCGGACCCCAGACCTGCTGTTCGAATATGCGAAAAGTGCTGCTGAGCGTGGCCTCCAGGTAATTGTGGCGGGTGCAGGCGGTGCGGCCCACTTGCCAGGCATGGTGGCCTCGCAAACGGCGCTTCCGGTGCTGGGCGTGCCGGTTGAATCCAAAGCGTTGAAAGGCTTGGATTCGCTGCTCTCTATTGCGCAAATGCCCGGCGGTATTGCGGTGGGTACGCTGGCCATTGGCAAGGCCGGGGCCACCAATGCCGGTTTGCTGGCAGCGCAAATTGTTGGTTTGCAAGACACCGCTATCCGCGAAGCAGTGGAAGCTTTCCGTGCCGAGCAAACCCAGCTAGTGCTGGATAACCCTGACCCGCGCCCCGATGCGGAAGCGAACTAA
- a CDS encoding diguanylate cyclase, protein MPPPSFLATTATASGLRSGYQRDHLLTQQRLRCEKVRLLYDNLWQPVLSSVLAGGLLVAAMWPVVNAVLLVGWFVTLAVVSGLRLSLAYRFKQLPITQQQRHRWLRWFTMGAIAAGCVWGASGILLFSTEHPGQVAALSIVLAGIAAGGVTTLSSVWWVALGFVLPILLPLKIQFMLMGTSLSILIGLMLVLFLALILIASRRFSYTIHDNIALRVSMAAREAQLQESENRYRSIFHHSPLGVLHFDAHGWITDCNHKLLEILGVDRAQLIGYRMLARSADGEVAQAVKDALENGSGYYEGTFRMPSAKEGTPLRAFFNGVNSANDERVGGVAIIEDFTERKHNEAIIYRQAFYDALTDLPNRRCFIERLKALCNEHESEQRSGLVMFLDMDRFKLINDTMGHAAGDELLVQVARRLEQCLKESDMAARLSGDEFVLLALFDEVAPKALEAQAKSYMQNVQQSLSGKYQLENRAVEVTPSMGYTCFNAAKCDHAEVLKEADTAMYQAKTEGRARLKRYQPWMRDEVNKRVAEEISSLPAGR, encoded by the coding sequence ATGCCGCCCCCCAGCTTTTTAGCCACAACGGCTACGGCGTCTGGGCTGCGCAGTGGTTATCAGCGCGACCATCTTCTGACACAGCAGCGCTTACGCTGCGAAAAAGTACGTTTACTCTACGATAACCTGTGGCAGCCGGTGCTAAGTAGCGTGCTCGCGGGTGGGTTACTGGTCGCCGCTATGTGGCCCGTGGTTAACGCTGTTTTACTGGTTGGCTGGTTTGTGACGCTTGCGGTCGTGTCCGGCTTGCGACTCTCATTGGCCTATCGCTTTAAACAGCTGCCTATTACGCAGCAGCAGCGCCACCGCTGGCTGCGCTGGTTTACCATGGGAGCAATTGCTGCTGGCTGTGTGTGGGGGGCCTCGGGGATACTGCTATTTAGCACGGAACACCCAGGACAAGTGGCGGCGCTTTCCATTGTATTAGCAGGCATTGCGGCAGGCGGCGTCACAACGCTCTCTTCGGTATGGTGGGTAGCGCTGGGCTTTGTGCTGCCCATTTTATTGCCATTAAAAATTCAGTTCATGCTGATGGGCACGTCTCTGTCGATTTTGATCGGCTTGATGCTCGTGCTGTTTTTAGCACTGATTCTGATTGCCAGCCGGCGCTTTAGCTACACGATTCACGATAATATTGCCCTTCGAGTGAGCATGGCAGCACGGGAAGCGCAGCTGCAAGAGAGTGAGAATCGCTACCGCTCTATTTTCCACCATTCGCCATTAGGAGTGCTGCATTTTGATGCCCATGGCTGGATCACCGACTGTAACCATAAACTTCTAGAGATACTCGGCGTTGACCGTGCCCAGCTCATTGGTTACCGGATGCTGGCGCGCTCAGCGGATGGTGAGGTAGCGCAAGCAGTCAAGGATGCCCTGGAAAACGGCTCGGGGTATTACGAAGGTACTTTCCGCATGCCTAGCGCTAAAGAAGGCACCCCGCTCCGTGCTTTTTTTAACGGTGTGAATAGTGCCAACGATGAGCGCGTAGGTGGAGTGGCGATTATTGAAGACTTCACTGAGCGTAAACACAATGAGGCGATTATTTATCGCCAGGCGTTCTATGATGCGCTCACTGACCTGCCCAACCGCCGGTGCTTTATTGAGCGTTTAAAAGCGTTGTGCAATGAGCATGAAAGCGAGCAGCGTAGCGGCTTGGTGATGTTTCTAGATATGGATCGTTTCAAGCTGATCAACGACACCATGGGCCACGCCGCTGGTGATGAGCTATTGGTACAGGTTGCTCGCCGCCTGGAGCAGTGCTTAAAAGAGAGCGATATGGCCGCACGTTTAAGTGGCGACGAGTTTGTATTGCTAGCACTGTTTGACGAGGTGGCCCCTAAGGCATTGGAAGCCCAGGCGAAGAGCTATATGCAAAATGTTCAGCAGAGTTTATCTGGCAAGTATCAGCTAGAGAATCGTGCCGTTGAGGTAACACCTAGCATGGGCTACACCTGTTTTAATGCGGCTAAGTGCGACCATGCTGAAGTGTTAAAAGAAGCTGATACGGCGATGTACCAAGCGAAAACCGAAGGCCGGGCGCGGCTAAAGCGCTACCAGCCCTGGATGCGTGATGAAGTAAACAAGCGTGTGGCTGAAGAAATTTCTAGCCTGCCAGCTGGCCGCTAA
- a CDS encoding 5-(carboxyamino)imidazole ribonucleotide synthase, which translates to MSSGISKNIGILGAGQLGRMLALAGYPLGNRFTFLDTTGNPSAGIGEVIVDPDNQRLAEFLDKVDVVTYEFEHLPVELVQQIEQHKPVYPSSRAIAVCQNRVEEKTLFDRLGIPTPAYRVVESAEQLEAAAVELGCPVVAKSVTEGYDGKGQAVLKAPEQAHDAWKAIGHPQLVVEAFVDFVREVSMIAVRGRDGEVVFYPMAENQHVDGILRYSVAPLPDLDASVQQTADGYIRALLDELDYVGVLALELFQTRDGGLLANEMAPRVHNSGHWTMDGAVTSQFENHLRAVQGLPLGSTEAIAPTCMVNVIGREGDNAALLALGHAHLHRYDKAERTGRKLAHVNVVAANHAELIEKVRACQALIPDAPPVAWSFNISQ; encoded by the coding sequence ATGAGTTCTGGCATCTCAAAGAACATTGGCATCTTAGGTGCCGGCCAGTTGGGTCGCATGTTAGCGCTGGCGGGCTACCCTCTAGGTAATCGCTTTACGTTTTTAGATACTACCGGCAACCCGAGCGCGGGGATTGGTGAGGTGATTGTCGACCCTGATAACCAGCGTTTGGCGGAGTTTCTCGATAAGGTCGATGTGGTGACCTACGAGTTTGAGCACTTGCCGGTTGAGCTTGTGCAGCAGATTGAGCAGCACAAACCGGTATACCCCAGCAGCCGCGCGATTGCGGTGTGTCAAAATCGTGTTGAAGAGAAAACCCTGTTTGATCGTTTGGGTATCCCCACGCCTGCTTACCGTGTGGTGGAGAGCGCAGAGCAGCTTGAAGCTGCAGCGGTTGAGTTAGGCTGCCCGGTGGTGGCTAAGTCGGTGACTGAGGGCTACGACGGCAAAGGGCAGGCGGTACTAAAAGCACCAGAGCAAGCGCATGACGCGTGGAAGGCTATTGGCCACCCGCAGCTGGTCGTTGAGGCCTTTGTGGATTTTGTGCGCGAAGTCTCGATGATTGCTGTGCGCGGCCGCGATGGTGAGGTGGTGTTCTACCCCATGGCAGAAAATCAGCACGTTGATGGTATTTTGCGTTACTCCGTTGCGCCACTGCCCGATTTAGACGCCAGCGTTCAGCAAACCGCCGATGGCTATATCCGTGCCTTGTTGGATGAATTGGACTACGTAGGCGTGCTGGCGCTAGAGCTGTTCCAAACCCGCGATGGTGGGCTGTTAGCGAATGAAATGGCGCCCCGCGTGCACAACTCTGGGCACTGGACCATGGATGGTGCGGTCACTAGCCAGTTTGAGAATCACCTGCGCGCCGTGCAGGGGTTGCCGCTGGGCAGCACTGAGGCGATAGCCCCTACCTGCATGGTTAATGTGATTGGCCGCGAAGGCGACAACGCTGCGCTGCTGGCGCTGGGGCATGCGCACCTTCACCGCTACGATAAAGCCGAGCGCACCGGACGTAAGCTGGCCCATGTGAACGTCGTCGCCGCTAACCACGCTGAACTGATTGAAAAGGTGCGCGCCTGCCAAGCGCTGATACCTGATGCCCCGCCCGTGGCGTGGAGTTTTAATATTTCTCAGTAA